Genomic window (Vulpes lagopus strain Blue_001 chromosome 6, ASM1834538v1, whole genome shotgun sequence):
GGACTTGTCCCAGGCTggctttcctctccctctgactgtccCCACTCAGCAACCTCATCCTCAACGGTTCCAGTGTGTCTGCACGTCCTCCGCGCTCCCACAAGGAGTAAAGGCTAGCATCCTCAGGTGGCCTAAGCCAGGCAGCATCAGGGGGAGGGCACAGAGCGGACCAACAGTCCAGGGTGGGCCACTGAGGACCCACTCCTGTACGCAGCAGAGAGAATTGCAGAAGTTCCCACACAGAAACGTTCGGCCCCCGTACCTCACTGTTGTGAAAGGCAAAACACCCCAGCAATTTACTTCTAAAAGTCCCTGAAGAAGCAGTATCACTCAAGTCTTACCTTGAAGGTTTTATCCATAGACACTGAGAGAAGCATGTGGCTCTTAGCAAAAACCGGACACCACTGTATGCTGTTGACAGGGCCCCTGTGACTTCTCAGGTGGAAGAGCACTTTCCTGGGAATGGTGGTTTCTTTATACTGACTGTCCAAATAGGGCTGAATAAACTCAGACACTCTGGGGGCCATACAGAGAGGAGCCGGGGCACGCCCTGCAGACGGACCCTGCGCCTCCACATCTCTGCCCTTCCCAGTTTCTGTGCTTAGTGCCTGTGACTGTCTTAGTCTTTTTGGCGTATAGGGCACAATACAGTCCTCACACCTTTCCTTCTGAAGAGAGTTGCCATGTTTACCTGGGGTTTCAGATTTGGTTTGGACACAGAAGGATGGTTCAGGGGAGTCATAAGTTCCCCAGGAGAGTTTCACCCGCCTAAAGTGGGCAGCTGCCAGGGGCACATGGCCAGCTGGAGTCTGGGTGGTCCACAGGGAAGGTGGAGGAGGCTTGCCTGTGGGGAAGGTGATGTCAGGCTCCGTCCTGGGCCACTGTAGCCTCTGGCTGGGACAAGATCCTGGGTCACTTCTCCAGAGCCGGACCAGTGGGAGACGATGGCCAGCTGGATCTACACCAGAACCATGCTTTGTGGACAGTACTGCCCCTTCCGTCACACCTGGGGCTTCTGATGCAAAATCCTGCCCAGGAGGCTTGACCACATCAGAGGTGTCTTTCATCTGGCTGGCAGCATTAAAATTTCCCACGGGCTCAGTCTCAGCCTCTGACTCCGAGTCATCATAAGCCACCAATGAAGCCATTGAAGACACAGTTTCTTGATATCCTTTGAGGACAAACTACCTAGACCAAACAAAGTCAAGTGTCAGAAAATACGCACAGAAGAATATTTACCACCAcacttaattaaaagaaaacataccacCCAGCAAATCCACAATTGGAAAACTCTAAGAATAAACATACTAAAAAATGAGGgcttgggacacctaggtggctcagtcgttgagcatctgcctttggctcaggtcatgatcctggggtccagggataatcccaaggtccagggatcgagtcttgcatcaggctccctgcatggagcctgcttctccctctgcttgtgtctctgcctctctctctgtatctctcatgaataaataaataaaatcttaaaaaaaaaatgagggcttTTCTATACACCAGGCATAattaggagattttatttttttaagtaaagactACAGGCTAtctggggaaaatgaaaacaaaaaatcagcaaaagcctacagaaagaaaactaaaactttattgaaagacataaaaagaagACCTGACGAAATGGAGAATGGATGCCTGGACAGAAAGATTCAGGATTTTAAAGATGCCTTATGGAAGGTCAACTTGGGTCTTTGAGAGTAGGTCTGAAAATACTAAAATGCAAAGATGTCCAGAACCCATCAAGTGGGAGAAGCATGTCACCCTGATCTTCACCCTCCCGGTGGGCCCCAGTGCCTCCTTCACCCCCTGCCCAGATACTCCCACCTCACCGATAAGCCAGTGGTGAGACAGACCCACAACACAAAACCACGTGTTCAAGGCCTCAGCCCCCCTAGTTTCTGAAGGGTTTTGTCCAAATTTGCCAGCTTCACtccaaacacacactcacacagcagtgtatttccttttctaaaaaatccTTCCTGAAATTCTGAACCACCATACACGATAAATCGCTGCCAACTAGTTTCTGGAAAGAAGCCCTTCAAGTCTGGAGTTCAATCCTGTGCTTTTAAGAGGAAGTACAATCAGGACAAGGATGCCCAGCACATCCAGGACAGCAGAGGGCGTGAAGGAGCAGCAccaactgctgagctgccccaGATGAGGCCCTACCTTAGGTACCACACTGCGCCCCTCCTCCTGCAGGCATGTGGGGTCAGGTCAGCGCCAGACTCCCTCTGGGTCCCCTGTTAAGCCACTCAGCCTATCACCCAGCTCTCCCTCACATTCCCTGGCATCCAACCACTTCGCCCCACCCACACCTCTCCCCCAAAGGGTTTCTTTCCATCGCCTGAAGGGCTCCACTGTCCAACACATTACatcatcattcaacaaatatagtCTACCTCCTCCAAAATTCCacccccccctccaccctgcagcCTAATCTGGGCAGGTAACACCTTCCATACACAAAGCCATCTGCGCTCTGCAAACAACTTGGCATTTCTATTCTCTAAACACTTAGCCTGGTCCTGATCAGACATCTCACCTGTCTCAACTCCTGTAGACAGCACCACACACCACCACATACCATTCCTCCCTGTCGCAGGGAACCCACCAGGTTCCCACTGCCAGGATGTGGGTGCTCAGCCACATGATGgattcccacccacctccttgtCTGCAGTGGTTGACTCAGAAGAGAGACCGATggtgcctgcctgggtggctcaatcagctaagtgtccaactcttgattttggctcaggtcctgatctcagagttgtgagatcaagccttgagtcaggctctgtgttcagcacagagtcAACTTgagttcctctccctctgtccctcccttctcgagcaagctctctctctctctcccccactccctctaacataataaaatgaaccttaaaaaaaaaaaagaaagaaagaaagaaagaaagaaaaaaagaaagaaagaaagacagacatctggatggctcagtggttgagtgtctgccttccgcccagggcctgatcctggagtcctgggatcgagtcctgcatgaggctccctgcatggagcctgcttctccctctgcctgtgtctttgcccctctctctgtgtgtgtgtgtgtctttcatgaaaaaatgaataaaatcttagaaagaaaaaaaaaacaagaaaattttaaaaagaaagaaagaggtccACGGTACAACATCAGAGAGTGGTGGGATTGGGGCCCATCAGCCCACTTCCTAGCTAGGCAAGGCAGCAAGGGAGGAATGAATGCAGGAGGGCAGATGACGAGGCTCTGGATACTACCTGCTTCGTGAACGTTTGGCTCGCATACCCAGGACCGATGGCGCAGAGGCCACTGGTGAGGCCCCACGGCAGACACACAGCGAAGGGGGGCCGGCGCTCACCATGCTCGGGTGGCAGTGGCAGAGGCCGACCACAATCCAGCGAGATGCAGGGTCCCAGGCAGTAAGAGATCCTAAGGAGAAAGGCAGAACAGAAGAGCCTAGAGGCGGCGCCTGCGGGCTTGGGGGTTGCAGCTCCATCTCCAGTGGGTGGCCGAGGTGGGCCCGACACCAGAGGCAAGGAGGAGCATCCAAGGGGGccggagggaggaggcagggaggcccagggggcgactccggggagggggggggcaggcaaAAACGGAGGCCAGGGAGACACACTGGCAACAACGGAAAACTTTCGGGGGAAGTAGTTGCTGCCTTTTGTGTCTGCGAAGGCACATGGgcgggaaaaggggaaaaaatttcgAGGTGGGGGCGGGGATCCGCGGGAGGAGGCCGGGGACCCAGCAGCGCGGGCCGGGTCGGCTCCTCGAGGGCAGCGCTTGTCGTGCTCGGTTCACTCgctgacacccccccacccccacccggggtCCGGGAATATTCGTGGGCGGCAGctgcgggggggggtggggcacgGAGAAAGTAAAAGAGGGAGGACACCCTCCTTCGGCGAACACGTCCTGATTACCTACTCGGGGCCAAGCCTTAGACTGGGTCTGGTGTGCGCACAGATTAAACACAAAACACGGATCCGGCGCCGGAGGCCGCAGACCGAGGAGGAAGGCAACCAGGCAGACGACCCGCgatgggttttgaaggatgaagagAAGTTAGCCGAGCTGTCAAGAGCCGGAGGTAGGGCGGGCCCCGAGCTCGGCGCGTCCGGAAGGCAGCTCCCGCCAGGACCGGCGAGGGAGGGTCGGAGGCCGCGCTGAGGGCCGCGGGGCGctccggccgccgcccccgccgcccccgccgcccccgccgccgccgcccgcgcccaaccccctcccgcccccgggcccgccgctCACCGCACGCACCGGAAGCGCTCGGTCCTCCCGCAGGTCGTCCGGCCTGCACTCCGCAACCCAGTTGCGTTCCGCTGGTGCCGGACCCGCCAACCAATCATCCGCGGCCTCCGCTCCGCCCCCGCGCGAACAGCCAATGGTGGGGCAGCACGGCCGGAAGTCGTTCCGGCCGGACGGCGTTTCCAGGGACGCCCAGGAGGCCGCCGGTGGCTGAGCCCGCGGCGCTGAAGGGCCCGGCTGGGCCGGTAAGTGAGGGGATGaggggggccgggagggaggcCGGGGTGGCGCCGGCTGACGGGGCCCTGCCGCAGCCTGCAGGCGACGGCCCGGAGTATCCTGCTCGGAGCCCGGCTCGCTGCCCGCCGGGGTCTGGCTCCGCGGTGGCGcccgtcccccgcccccgcccccgcccctcccccccagggcgacacccccccccgccccgggcaggAGCGTGGGCCCCGTGCCGGGGGCTCGGCCGCTGCCGTCGCGCTGGCTGCCCTCGGGGGCAAAGCTAGGCGGCTCCCgtgtgcccatttcacagatgaggcgCCTGAGGAGGACGAGGCAGAGAGGTGACAGCCCTCGCCCCAGGGCTTGACCCGAGGCAGGGCCCAGAGCTAGGTCGGGCCGGGCCGGAGCTCGCGCTCCTCCCACCAATGCGCATTGCGCTGCCTCGGTGAGCAGCCGCGGGGATTTCTGAGGCCTCCCACGGCTGCACGTAAACAGTTAGTCCCGCTGTGGGGAACGGGAAGAGGGTGGGGAGGTTATGTGCCGGCCAGCCCGGGGTATGGGGTGGCTGATGCAATGGCCGGCCCACGGCTCGGCTCGGCCTGCACCcggcccccccacacacacccaccccacccacctctgaTTGGACCGTCTCAGCCAGGAGGTTGGTCAAGAGTCTCAAGTGTTTCTGAGAAACTgagtaatttataaaaaaatcccTACGTGCCAACAGCTGGAGAGTGGggtaaacaggaagaaaaaaagaagagcctttttaaaaaaaagaaaccgaaAGAAACAGGGGAAGACTATAAAAGACCTCTGGCTTCCCCCCTCGGGGCAGACTCAGGCTCGCAGCTGCCCAGCGAGACCAGTGGCCGCCTCTGCCGCGTCCTGCACATCCTGGGTATGTATCCGGATCTTCCCCAGGCATCCAGCtacttggtgtttttttttttaccagcctCTTACCAAAGCGCTGGAATGGAAACCGTGGTTCCTGGACTGGCGGACAGGCGAGGGGCGAGGGGTTGTCTCTCTCAGAATCGGGGTGTCGTGTGTTGTATTTTGGCGGGATGACCCAAGTAAAGTCCAGATGATTCAGAGCCTCCCCCacctgggaggagggggcagtggaGGGACTGGGCGAGCAGAGCAGTTGCCTGTTGGGGCTGATGGCCGCACCTGCAGCACGTTGATGCTGGCTCTCACAGTTGTCACTGGCGAGGCCTCCTGACATGCTCAGCATCCTAACATACTACCCCTCTTCCGTGGTCGTATGCAAGAGCATCTCAGGCCTGGCTTCGTGGGAATTCCCGTCGTCTTTGGCTTTTAAGGTAACATGCATTTTATTACCCGAAGGGGAAAAAATTGCCTTGCTTCTGGGAGTTTAACAAAGAAAAGGTGGGCATGACCTGTCCCCAGGCTCGAAGCATTCAGAGAAGTCCTGGCCTGACACAAATCGCTTTCTTGTCCCCTGGGAACTTGGCGGTGCAGAGCCATTATCAGCGGCGCCCTGGGGCCCGGCAGTAAAGGACGGTATCCCACCTCCTGGTGGTGTTCCGGGCACCCAGAAACTACAGAGCCAGCTGCTCTTCCCGGCTGGGTTCATGCTCCCTGTCCCCAAATTGTAGACCAGTGTAGTCTGGTCTGTGAGATGATCTCAGGACGGCCCAAGTCATCGTCATGTTCTGTTAAATGGTTCTGTAATTCTTTCTGTTCCCCATCCCGAAACTACCCAGTTTCTTCAAGCGCCTGTTCTGCTTCTCGAAAACAATGGTACCTTTCATTTTGAAATGGTACCTCACTCATTTTGAGCACAAGATTCAGGTTCTTTGAAAAGGGGAACTGTGAGTTAATTGTTAAGAGTCTTTTAGCTTTCTCTTTAAACGTGCACCGTGACCTGCCACGGACTATTCAGGTCTGCTCTTTCTACTCCATCCTTACTTCAAAGGAGATGATGGATGATTCCACAGATTATagctctgtttctttgttttagattttactcTGTTAAATAGATGATACAACTCTCTTTAAGAAAGATTCAAAGCTCTATTTGTACTTTATGCAGTAAACACTAAGACAGTCGTCCGTAGACTTTTGGCATCCCAGACCCCTTTGATAAAGTAACCTCCTGCATGTTCTGCTTAGAACCATGGGCACACATACCAATGTGTATGCAAACTGTCAGTGTCATTTCAGACATGCTGAACTCTGGGTTAAAAGCCTCTGAAgtaaatttcatttgaaaagttGACAAAGAAAAGAGCATGTGGACTAGATGTGAGGGAAAAGGAGGGTGCGTTGGAATGGTTGGGTGTGTAAACCAAGACTCTGTGCTATTGTCCTGTCTCTAAAGAGGTTGCATCACACACACAGGATTTATCATGTGGGTGGTTCCCAGGCAGTGTTTGCCTCATGTCCTGAGAGCAGGGAGACCTTATCTTCTGTTCCTCATCAGGTCTAGTTCCCATGTGCTCCTTCTCAAACAGAATTCTGCTAAGGAAAGGCATATTTTTCCCTACAGCATGGTCCCTAAGTTTGGGTCGCGTTCATCTAGCGGATCCTCTACGTTATCTGCTCCATTGCAGGGGGAGATGGTCTGTCCAGGACACACCTGTTATTTACCTGGTACTTTCCGTAGGAATTTTTAAGAGTAATGTTTCTGGTCCTACTTGCTGACGTCAGAACCTTACTACTGTCACCTGTTGCCTTGTATGCCAGATACCACACTTTTGGAAGAACAGGGATTAAACCCAAGGCAATCCCAAAGAGAACGACCTGGTAGGCGCAGTTAGCAGTGGCTGAAGAAACCAGACTAGGGCTGTGAGACCTGGAGAAGGCGCCATGGGTCAACCTGGCCCTTCGCAAATCCAGCAGGCTCAGCAGAGTGGCAAGGTGCTAAAACTAAGGTGGTTTGTTTTGAAGTCCGCATGTAAATCTACCTTAAACTGGAACAAGCACTTACAAAGATAACGTGAGAGGATATAAATCTTAGGAGGAATGTTGAACTGGGTGACTTCTGAGATTGATTAATGCAGTGAACGTTGATAAACTGCTGTGTACCAGGCATTAGCAGTACACAAAAGAGTAAAAACCCAGTGCTTGATTTCCCTGTCGAGTGGAGAAGACGTGAATAACTAAATGCTGTGCGAGCGCCCTAATCAAGTTAACAGTGCTTGGGGATCACCGGAGACGCAGGAGTCAGGAAAGGCTGCAGAGAAGAGCTGAGGTCTGAATTAGATAACCTGCGGCGTAGGCAGAGGAGAGTATCACATTCCTGGCAGCCGGAATTCTGAGAGAACACGTGATTTAGGAGGGCTTTGGCGGTTGAACCTCAGGGGATTGCTCTAATTCCCCCATCACCTCTCATCGGCTAACACAGAGTTAACTATGCCATCCAACTTTGAAGTTTGGACAAATCTGAGATCTTGTGTAAAGTAGCTGGACAGGATGTTTGATTGTTTGTGGCTAGAAGTACATTTCATCCCTTAGATTGTAATTTGATACAAGCCTGAGTGGTTCTCTCCTGGGGTAGTCAGAGTCTCTTCCGCATTCCTTCTTGCAGGCCTCCCTAAACTGTTAGCTTTGTTATCTGAAGGAGGTATTTCATCCAACTTCCCTTTCTGGGAATTGAGGTGATTCTCagtaaggagagaaaagaaactggTTTCTGTCCTATCCTAGTTTCAGTATTATGCTATCATTGATTTATACAGAGCAGCCTagttgggacgcctggctggctcaggggttgagcatctgcctttggctcagggtgtgatcccgtcccacatcaggctccctgcatggagcctgcttctccctctgcctgtgtctctgcctgtctctttctgtgtgtctctcatgaatgaataaataagtaaataaaatctttacaaaagttACTCCTCAAGTTTTTGTGTTTGGTTCAAAGAGTTATTAGAAAAgtaattagggacgcctgggtggctcagcagaggagcgcctgcctttggcccagggcgtgatcctggagactgaggatcaagtcccacactgggctccttgcagggaggctgcttgtccctctgactgtgtctctgcttctctctctctttctctctgtctctcatgaatgaataaataaaatcttttttaaaaaaaattaaataaagacacaaaatagCCATTTATTGAACCTGTACTATGGAGCCAGGGCTGTGCTGGTTAACTCCCTGTGCTGTCACACTCTAGCCACACAGCAGTCTTGTAGGTAGCGTTACCGTCAGTCCCACTTTACAGTTGAGAGGCTGAGACTCCTTACGGTTAAGTAACGTATAGGACACCATTGGAGAGTGTGAGTTGTAGCTGTTTGAGTTTGTATCCCATCCCTTCCAGTAGTGTTCACTCAGGAAGGTTCCATAGCTTCTTCGCCTCGgtttactcatctgtgaaatggagacaaCAGACCTTCCTCACAGGAGTGCCATGAGGCTTTGGTGAATGGATGTGTATAAGGTTACGATTTGTGACAAGTCTTAAAAAAAGCTGGGTGTGGTTTGACCACACCCTGGAGCCCTAATAAATAATACTCCGAATGGATTATAGCttgctttacagtttacaaaatgCTACCTTCtagtttttcctcatttcttctcatAGCAGGTGTTGAGATAGCCAAAGAGATTCCTGATTGTGccactctctatttttttttttaattttttttttttttttttttttatgatagtcatacagagagagagagagagaggcagagacacaggcagagggaggagcaggctccatgcaccgggagcccaacgtgggattcgatcccgggtctccaggatcgcgccctgggccaaaggcaggcgccaaaccgctgcgccacccagggatccctgtgccaCTCTCTAGATGAGAAAGCTGACATTCAGAAAGGGGAAGTGACTGATCCAAGAGGGCACTGACCGTGACCCATTTCGGCTCCAAGGCAGCATCAGGTGGTGTACCCTGTGTCCCACCTTTTTCAAGGTTAATAGTAAATAATGACTAATAAAAGTTGCAGGTACACCTTTTTCAGAGATCTGCAGTGAAGTAAGATAGCATGTAAAATGGACAGGCTATATATCATTTTCCTCGTTTGGAGCCCAGAACAGATAAGGCCCTACCCTCCACCCTAGATAAGACCTTGTCCTGGACCCCAGACCTTGCTTAATCTGAGAACAGAGCAGCTGGCCAGCAGAAAAAGCCATTTGTACAATGACCTACTGCTTATGGCTGCAAGGGCGTGGGACTCATCCCCAAAAACAATTAAGATAAAAAGTAAATTGCAGTTTGCCAAATGTTTTTAGTTCTGATGAACTTAGGTTTGTTAAAGCACTTTGGTATTCACAGTGTGTGCAAACACAAGTCCTTCCCGGTGCTGGGCACTGAGTGAGACCCACTTGGCCTTAGTGGGAGGAGTCCCACAGCCCATAAATCAGAGCCGTTCCTTCAGTCCTCACCATTGGTAtctgttcttcctcttttctcccttttcatgGCCCCAAATTAGTGCTTACacttttattaatgttattatacCCGTGTCCTCTCCAACCTTTTTTGGAAAGATGAAGGACTAGGTAGATGCAGGAAAGATAAAACAGTTACAGTGGCTCATtaatctctcccttctcccccccccccccccaacacacagtTTTTTCTGGACTACTGACACCCTAGCCAGCTGTAAACCTAGATCCTGGAGATGGCGGACATGCCCAACGGTGAGCAGGGGTGTGCGTCCCCGCTGGAACTGTTCAACAGCATAGCTGCTCAGGGGGAGCTCGTGCGGTCCCTCAAAGCTGGAAAAGCATCGAAGGTATGTTATTTCGTTGGGCTCTCTACACGTGTATTTAAACCAagcctgaggggatccctgggtggctcagcggtttggtgcctgcctttggcccagggcgtgatcctggagtcccgggatcaagtcccacattcggctccctgcatggagcctgcttctccctctgcctgtgtctctgcttctctct
Coding sequences:
- the WDR25 gene encoding WD repeat-containing protein 25 isoform X2, with protein sequence MIGWRVRHQRNATGLRSAGRTTCGRTERFRISYCLGPCISLDCGRPLPLPPEHGERRPPFAVCLPWGLTSGLCAIGPGYASQTFTKQFVLKGYQETVSSMASLVAYDDSESEAETEPVGNFNAASQMKDTSDVVKPPGQDFASEAPGVTEGAVLSTKHGSGVDPAGHRLPLVRLWRSDPGSCPSQRLQWPRTEPDITFPTGKPPPPSLWTTQTPAGHVPLAAAHFRRVKLSWGTYDSPEPSFCVQTKSETPGKHGNSLQKERCEDCIVPYTPKRLRQSQALSTETGKGRDVEAQGPSAGRAPAPLCMAPRVSEFIQPYLDSQYKETTIPRKVLFHLRSHRGPVNSIQWCPVFAKSHMLLSVSMDKTFKVWNAVDSGRCLQTYSLHSEAVRAARWSPCGRRILSGGFDFALHLTDLETGTQLFSGQSDFRITTLKFHPKDHSLFVCGGFHPEVKAWDIRTGKVVRSYKATIQQTLDILFLQEGSEFLSSTDASSRDSADRTIIAWDFRSSAKISNQIFHERYTCPSLTLHPREPVFLAQTNGNYLALFSAVWPYRMSRRRRYEGHKVEGYSVGCECSPDGDLLVTGSADGRVLLYSFRTASRARTLQGHAQACVGTTFHPVLPSVLATCSWEGDIKIWH
- the WDR25 gene encoding WD repeat-containing protein 25 isoform X1, yielding MIGWRVRHQRNATGLRSAGRTTCGRTERFRCVRISYCLGPCISLDCGRPLPLPPEHGERRPPFAVCLPWGLTSGLCAIGPGYASQTFTKQFVLKGYQETVSSMASLVAYDDSESEAETEPVGNFNAASQMKDTSDVVKPPGQDFASEAPGVTEGAVLSTKHGSGVDPAGHRLPLVRLWRSDPGSCPSQRLQWPRTEPDITFPTGKPPPPSLWTTQTPAGHVPLAAAHFRRVKLSWGTYDSPEPSFCVQTKSETPGKHGNSLQKERCEDCIVPYTPKRLRQSQALSTETGKGRDVEAQGPSAGRAPAPLCMAPRVSEFIQPYLDSQYKETTIPRKVLFHLRSHRGPVNSIQWCPVFAKSHMLLSVSMDKTFKVWNAVDSGRCLQTYSLHSEAVRAARWSPCGRRILSGGFDFALHLTDLETGTQLFSGQSDFRITTLKFHPKDHSLFVCGGFHPEVKAWDIRTGKVVRSYKATIQQTLDILFLQEGSEFLSSTDASSRDSADRTIIAWDFRSSAKISNQIFHERYTCPSLTLHPREPVFLAQTNGNYLALFSAVWPYRMSRRRRYEGHKVEGYSVGCECSPDGDLLVTGSADGRVLLYSFRTASRARTLQGHAQACVGTTFHPVLPSVLATCSWEGDIKIWH